The following proteins are encoded in a genomic region of Burkholderiales bacterium:
- the sucC gene encoding succinate--CoA ligase subunit beta (catalyzes the interconversion of succinyl-CoA and succinate), producing the protein MKIHEYQAKEILERYGVATQRGIACFSVDEAVAAAKKLGGALWIVKAQIHAGGRGKGGGVKLARSLTEVEQHAQR; encoded by the coding sequence GTGAAAATTCACGAATACCAGGCCAAGGAAATCCTCGAACGATACGGCGTTGCGACACAGCGCGGCATCGCGTGTTTCAGCGTGGATGAAGCGGTCGCTGCTGCGAAAAAACTGGGCGGCGCCCTCTGGATCGTCAAAGCGCAAATTCATGCCGGCGGCCGCGGCAAAGGCGGCGGCGTCAAGCTTGCCCGCTCGTTGACCGAAGTCGAGCAACACGCGCAACG